One Littorina saxatilis isolate snail1 linkage group LG14, US_GU_Lsax_2.0, whole genome shotgun sequence genomic region harbors:
- the LOC138947604 gene encoding cytochrome c oxidase subunit NDUFA4-like, whose amino-acid sequence MKGLTASSLKGHPSLIPLFVCVGAGVVGAGYYIGRLCTRCPDVSWNKRDEVYPWNKLAPSYQYKFYSPKRDYAKEKFPEERPEI is encoded by the exons ATGAAAGGACTCACCGCCTCCAGTTTAAAGGGCCACCCTTCT CTGATTCCACTCTTCGTCTGCGTGGGCGCAGGTGTGGTTGGAGCGGGATATTACATCGGGCGTCTCTGCACTCGCTGCCCTGATGTCAG CTGGAACAAGCGTGATGAGGTGTATCCCTGGAACAAGCTTGCACCTAGCTACCAGTATAAG TTCTACTCCCCAAAGAGAGACTACGCCAAGGAAAAGTTCCCTGAGGAGCGCCCAGAGATCTAA